One Spinacia oleracea cultivar Varoflay chromosome 4, BTI_SOV_V1, whole genome shotgun sequence DNA segment encodes these proteins:
- the LOC110784224 gene encoding uncharacterized protein has product MFFVRCVEFGIMKRRERSWMYDRLDGRNLKPDFLKGVEEFIEFCKEHPTCNDGDKIRCPFPLCDNRRFHDTETVRVHLYKKGFVRNYYQWICQGESLVESSRVQPNPYRDMVIDALGNNQEHLLNEKSNSVEEEPNDEAKKFIDLLKVAGDPLCEGSKLSVLEMASRIASLKCEFNLQHRCVDEFASLFNDAIPNNNQMGRTFNSTKKVLEGLELPHERIHTCPKGCLLFWKGDAHLDKCRVCGSDRYKKTKKGKLIPSKVLIYFSITPRLQRLYATKNISEDMTWHAKNPGVQNTFAHPSDSEAWKHLDTTFPNFASEPRNVRLGLCTDGFAPHGKFGSQYSCWPVILTPYNLPPSMCMKRPFMFLSLLVPGPKNPKGNLDVYMQPLIEELKQLWEVGAMTYDISSKQNLNLRAAILWTISDFPTYGMLSGWSTAGKKACPYCMDKSRSFWLEHGGKVSWFDCHRQFLPHDHPFRKNKTAFCKNKVEHGMGPHIMCGEELWQCVKDLPKATDGPEALKKLKSAKKGWFKQSILWELPYWKDLLICYNLDVMHIEKNFFDQLINTVMDVKGSTSDTTSARKDMAKYCKRRQLELENGNQTMPKAPFSPDKAQKKVLCEWVRDLKFPDAYASNLSRCVNLQSCKLYGMKSHDCHVFMERLLPVALKELL; this is encoded by the coding sequence ATGTTTTTTGTGAGATGTGTAGAATTTGGTATCATGAAAAGAAGAGAGCGTAGTTGGATGTATGATAGACTTGATGGGCGCAATCTTAAGCCCGACTTTCTCAAGGGGGTTGAAGAGTTCATTGAGTTTTGCAAAGAGCATCCAACCTGCAATGATGGTGACAAAATAAGATGCCCATTCCCCCTGTGTGATAATAGACGTTTCCATGATACTGAAACAGTTAGAGTACATTTGTACAAGAAGGGGTTTGTTCGTAATTACTATCAATGGATATGTCAAGGGGAAAGCTTAGTAGAGTCCTCGCGTGTTCAGCCAAATCCATATCGGGATATGGTTATTGATGCTCTTGGAAATAATCAAGAGCATTTGTTGAATGAAAAGAGTAATTCAGTTGAAGAAGAACCAAATGATGAAGCTAAGAAGTTTATTGACCTTCTAAAGGTAGCTGGAGATCCATTATGTGAAGGGAGCAAACTATCTGTGTTGGAGATGGCATCAAGAATTGCAAGTTTGAAATGTGAATTCAACTTACAACACAGGTGTGTGGATGAGTTTGCATCTTTGTTCAATGATGCGATTCCAAATAACAACCAAATGGGTAGAACTTTCAATAGCACAAAGAAGGTTCTTGAGGGCTTGGAACTTCCTCATGAGAGGATCCACACATGTcctaaaggttgtttgctcttcTGGAAAGGCGATGCACATTTAGATAAATGTAGAGTATGTGGAAGTGATCGGTATAAGAAGACTAAAAAGGGCAAGCTTATTCCATCAAAAGTTCTAATCTATTTTTCAATCACACCGAGGTTGCAAAGGTTGTATGCTACCAAGAACATTTCGGAGGATATGACTTGGCATGCCAAGAATCCCGGAGTTCAAAACACCTTCGCACATCCTAGTGATAGTGAAGCGTGGAAGCACTTGGATACAACCTTTCCTAATTTCGCATCAGAGCCACGAAATGTCAGGCTTGGTTTGTGCACGGATGGATTTGCCCCCCATGGTAAATTTGGATCCCAATATTCATGTTGGCCAGTTATTCTTACACCATACAATTTGCCTCCATCGATGTGTATGAAAAGACCATTCATGTTCCTTTCTTTGCTCGTTCCCGGTCCTAAAAATCCTAAAGGAAACTTGGATGTGTACATGCAACCACTCATTGAAGAGTTGAAACAGTTATGGGAGGTTGGGGCTATGACTTATGACATCTCAAGCAAGCAGAATTTGAACCTCCGCGCAGCCATTTTGTGGACTATTAGTGATTTCCCTACATATGGCATGCTATCTGGATGGTCCACTGCTGGAAAGAAGGCTTGCCCTTATTGTATGGATAAAAGCAGGTCATTTTGGCTTGAACATGGAGGTAAAGTTTCATGGTTTGATTGCCATCGACAATTCCTTCCACATGATCACCCTTTTCGAAAGAATAAAACAGCTTTCTGCAAAAACAAAGTTGAACATGGCATGGGTCCGCATATAATGTGTGGAGAAGAATTGTGGCAATGTGTGAAGGACTTGCCAAAAGCAACTGATGGTCCTGAAGCTCTTAAGAAGTTGAAGAGTGCCAAAAAGGGTTGGTTCAAACAAAGTATTCTATGGGAACTCCCATATTGGAAGGATTTGCTTATTTGTTACAACTTGGATGTCATGCACATTGAAAAGAACTTTTTTGACCAACTCATAAACACTGTGATGGATGTGAAAGGCAGCACCTCGGACACCACTAGTGCAAGGAAAGATATGGCTAAGTATTGTAAACGTCGACAGTTAGAGCTTGAAAATGGAAATCAAACCATGCCCAAAGCACCTTTTTCACCTGACAAGGCTCAAAAGAAGGTGTTATGTGAATGGGTCCGAGACTTGAAATTCCCGGATGCTTATGCTTCAAACTTGAGCAGGTGTGTTAATCTTCAATCATGCAAGCTGTATGGAATGAAGAGCCACGATTGTCATGTCTTCATGGAGAGGTTGCTTCCGGTTGCTTTGAAGGAGTTGCTTTGA